The following is a genomic window from Streptomyces sp. NBC_01381.
TGCCCCTTCTCCGTGGCCCTGACCAGGTACGGAGTGCCCTCGGCCGCGACGTACATCGTGGTGGTCTTGCCGTCGTCCCTGCCGGTGACGGGGATGACGTCGGTGCCGTCGACCTTGGTCCGATCGCCCTTCTTGAGCGTCGACTCGTCGCCCGACTCGTCCTGGACCTCCTGCTGGATCTCCTTCAGGTCGCAGACCCCGGCCATGTCCTTGAGCAGGGCGTCATCGGTGGTGCCGTAGAGATAGCGGTCCCCGATGATGTCGGCCGCGGCCTCGCCCTGGCCGCCGGGGAGCTGCGCCTTCCAGAAGGCGGCGTCGGGCTTCATCCAGACCTTCTCGCCCTGTTTGATCAGCTCCAGGCTGCCGCCGTCGTCCGCCATGGTCAGCGACCCGACGCAGTTGTCGTCCTGGTCGAGGGTCAGCTCCATCGTGGCGGGCTCCTCGTCGTCGAGGTCCGTGCCCTTCTGCTCCAGTTCGAGATGGACGGACTTGGCGTCGAGCAGTTCCTTCTCCGCCTTGTCGGAGATCTCCTGCGCGCTCAGATCCTCCGTGTCGGCGAGCGCGACCGCCGGGGCGGCCAGGAGAGCGACCGCCGTACAGGCCGCTGTTCCCCACGCCTGCTTCCTGGAAATTCTGCGCATTACGTCACCTCCAGTGACAAACCCCTCTTCGAGCGTACGTTTCGCCCCGACTGCCTGCACGGGCAGTGACACAGCGCACTTTCGGCCATGTAATACGCATGGTTTCTTCACTCGAGGGCAGGTGGACCCGGCTACCGCGAGTGACAGGCGGGGCATATGACAGGAACGGAAGGCAAACGGGACGTGTCCGCACAACAGACCATCCATGTGGGCGGAGAGTGGCTTAGCGCCCTCTCCGGCGCCACGCGCGAGATCCTCGACCCGGCGGATGCCAAGCCGTTCGCAGTGATCGCCGAAGGCGGCACCGAGGACGCCGACGCGGCGATCGCCGCCGCCCGCGAGGCCTTCGACCACGGAGCGTGGCCTCAGACTCCGGTCGCCGAGCGTGCCGCGCTGCTTCGCCGCGTCGCCGACCTCCTCGTTCGCGACCGGGAAGAGATCGGGCTCCTGGAGAGCCGCGACGCCGGCAAGACCCTCGAAGAGGGCCGCGTCGACGTGGACTGCGTCGCCGACGCCTTCCGCTACTTCGCCGACCTGGTGATCGGCGAGGGCGCGGGCCGTGTCGTCGACGCGGGATCCGACGACATCCACAGCGTCGTCGTGCACGAGCCCGTCGGCGTCTGCACGATGATCACGCCCTGGAACTATCCGCTCCTGCAGGCCAGCTGGAAGATCGCCCCGGCGCTCGCGGCGGGCAACACCTTCGTGATCAAGCCGAGCGAGATCACGCCGCTGACCACGGTCGCGCTCATCGAGCTGCTCGTCGAGGCCGGCCTCCCGGCGGGCGTCGCCAACATCGTGACCGGTCCCGGCCACACCGTCGGCGCCCGGCTCTCCGACCACCCCGACGTCGACCTGGTCTCCTTCACCGGCGGCCTCGTCTCCGGCACCAAGGTCGCCCAGGCCGCCGCGCTCGGCGTGAAGAAGGTCGCCCTCGAACTCGGCGGCAAGAACCCCAACGTGGTCTTCGCCGACGCCTGCGCCACCGAAGAGGGCTTCGACACCGCCGTCGACCAGGCCCTCAACGCCGCGTTCATCCACAGCGGGCAGGTCTGCTCCGCCGGTGGCCGCCTCATCATCGAGGAGTCGGTCCGCGAGCGCTTCGTCGCCGAACTCGCCCGCCGGGCAAGCAAGATCAAGCTCGGCCGCGGCACCGAGGACGGCGTCGAGTGCGGTCCGCTCGTCTCGCAGCAGCAGCGCGAGAAGACCGAGATGTACGTCGCGTCCGCCCTGGAGGAGGGCGCGGTGCTCCGCTCCGGCGGCAAGCGCCCCGAGCCGAGCGACGCCCGCCCCGCGACCGGCTACTTCTACGAGCCCACCGTGCTCGACCAGTGCCACCGCGAGATGAAGGTCGTACGCGAAGAGGTCTTCGGCCCGGTCCTGACCGTCGAGACCTTCCGCACCGAGGACGAGGCCGTAGCGCTCGCCAACGACACCGAGTACGGTCTCGCGGGCGCCGTGTGGACCACCGACGCCGGTCTCGGGCGCCGGATGGCCCGCCGCATGCGCCACGGCACCATCTGGATCAACGACTTCCACCCCTACCTGCCGCAGGCGGAGTGGGGCGGCTTCGGCAAGAGCGGCGTGGGACGCGAGCTCGGACCCGCCGGGCTCGCCGAGTACCGGGAGTCCAAGCACATCTACCAGAACCTGGCGCCCGCGCCGGTGCGCTGGTTCGCGGGCTGAGCCCTCGACACGTACGACCGCTCAATACGCGCAGAACGTTGGAGTAACCGCATGTCCCAGACCGAGTACGACTTCGTCATCGTCGGTGGCGGCACCGCAGGATCGGTGATCGCGTCCCGGCTCACCGAGAACCCGGACGTCACCGTCGCCGTCATCGAGGGCGGCCCCAGCGACATCGACCGCCAGGACGTCCTCACGCTGCGCAAGTGGCTCGGCCTGCTCGGCGGCGACCTCGACTACGGCTACACCACCACCGAGCAGCCGCGGGGCAACTCGCACATCCTGCACAGCCGCGCCAAGGTGCTCGGCGGCTGCTCGTCGCACAACACCCTGATCTCCTTCAAGCCGCTGCCGTCCGACTGGGACGAGTGGGAAGAGGCCGGGGCCACCGGCTGGGGCGCCAAGGCGATGGACCCCTTCTACGGCAAGCTGCGCAACAACGTCGTACGCGTCGCCAAGAAGGACCAGAACCAGATCGCCACCGACTGGGTCGAGGCGACGAAGACCGCGCTCGGCGTCCCCGAGGTCGTCGGCTTCAACGACAAGCCCTTCGACGAGGGCGTCGGCTTTTTCGACCTCTCGTACCACCCGGAGAACAACAAGCGTTCCTCCGCTTCGGTCGCCTACCTCCACCCCCACATGGAGGCCGGTGACCGCCCCAACCTCCACCTCTTCCTGGAGACCTGGGCCACCAAGCTGGAGCTCGACGGCAAGACCGCCCGCGGCGTCCACATCCGCACCAAGGACGGCGCCGAGCAGCTGCTCACCGCCCGCCGCGAGGTGCTCGTCTGCGCCGGTGCCGTCGACACGCCGCGGCTGCTCATGCACTCCGGCATCGGCCCGGCCAAGGACCTTCAGGCCCTCGGCATCCCCGTCGTGCACGACCTGCCGGGCGTCGGCGAGAACCTCATCGACCACCCCGAGTCGGTCATCGTCTGGGAGACCAACGGGCCGATCCCCGGCAACTCCGCGATGGATTCGGACGCCGGTCTCTTCGTGAAGCGGGACCCGGACCACAAGGGCCCGGACCTGATGTTCCACTTCTACCAAATCCCGTTCACGGACAACCCGGAGCGGCTCGGCTACGAACGCCCCGAGCACGGTGTCTCGATGACGCCGAACATCCCCAAGTCCCGTGCGCGCGGCCGCCTCTACCTCACCTCCGCGGACCCCGAGGTCAAGCCCGCCCTCGACTTCAAGTACTTCGAGGACGAGGGTGACTACGACGGGCAGACGCTCGTCGACGGCATCAAGCTGGCGCGCAAGGTCGCGCAGGCCGAGCCGTTCGCCAAGTGGCTCAAGCGCGAGGTGTTCCCCGGCCCCGACGTCACCGACGACGCCGAGATCAGCGAGCTCGTGCGCAAGGCCGCGCACACGGTGTACCACCCGGCAGGGACCTGCCGAATGGGTGCCTCCACTGATGAACTCGCCGTGGTCGACCCGGCTCTGCGGATCCGGGGACTCGAAGGAATCCGAATCGCGGACGCATCCGTCTTCCCGACGATGCCGGCCGTGAACCCGATGATCGGAGTGCTCATGGTCGGGGAAAAGTGCGCGGAACTGCTGACCGGGAGTGATGTCCGATGACCACCACCACTGAGAAGACGCCCGCCACCGACGCGGCGGAGCCCGTGTTCACCGTCCGGGACCTGTGGAAGGTCTTCGGGCCCAAGGCCCAGCGCGTACCGGGCAATGCGGAGTACGCGGGTCTCTCCGTGGCCGAGCTGCGCGAGCGCACCGGCTGCACGGCGGCCGTCCGGGACGTCAGCTTCGACGTCCAGAAGGGCGAGGTCTTCGTCGTCATGGGCCTGTCCGGATCCGGCAAGTCCACCCTGGTGCGGACCCTGACCCGGCTCATCGAGCCGACCAGCGGCTCCATATCCATGGACGGCACGGACGTGCTCGGCATGGACAAGAACCAGCTGCGTGAACTGCGCCGCCACAAGGCCGCGATGGTCTTCCAGAACTTCGGCCTCCTTCCGCACCGCACGGTCCTCGACAACGTCGCGTACGGCCTGGAGATCCAGGGCGTCGGCAAGGCCGAGCGCCGCGCCAAGGCCATGGAGGTCGTCGCCAAGGTCGGCCTCGAAGGCCTGGAGAACCGCCGCCCCACCCAGCTCTCCGGCGGCCAGCAGCAGCGCGTCGGCCTGGCCCGCGCCCTCGCCGTCGACCCCGAAGTGCTGCTCTTCGACGAGCCGTTCAGCGCGCTCGACCCGCTGATCCGCCGCGACATGCAGGAAGAAGTCATCCGCCTGCACCGCGAAGAGGGCCGCACGATGGTCTTCATCACCCACGACCTGAGCGAGGCGCTGCGCCTCGGCGACCGCATCATGCTGATGCGGGACGGCGCCATCGTGCAGCTCGGCACCCCCGAGGAGATCGTCGCCAACCCGGCCGACGACTACGTCCGCGACTTCGTCCAGGACGTGGCGCGCGAGCAGGTCATCTCCGTACGCCGCGCCATGCGCCCCGCCGTGGGCGCCGAGGCCGAGACCGGTGCCGCGATCGGCCCGGACACGCTGGTCGTCGACGCGATCGAGGCCGTCGCGCGCAGTGGCGAGCACTGCCGCGTCGTGGACGGCGGCCGCACCCTCGGCGTCGTCGACCACGAGCAGCTGCTCGCCGTGGTCGCGGGCCTCGACAATGACCCCCAGGACAAGGAGGTGGCGGCTGTATGAGTGTCGCCCCGTCTCCGGTACTGGAGAAGAAGGACAGCGTGTCCCCGCCGGGCCCCACTGAGGGCCCCGGGCCGCTGGCCGCACTCGTGCGCAACCCCAAGGCCATCGCGCTGCTCGTCGCCGTGCTCGTCGCGGTCGTCTCGGCGGCCGTCACCGCCAACGGCGTGTGGCCCTCCGACCTGACCTTCGACGTGCGCTCGCCGCTCGACGACGTCAACACGTGGATGGCGCAGAACCGCGACACCCACCCGATCTTCCTCTACTTCCTGCTGCACATCAGCAACACCTCGGAATCCGCGGTGGACGGTGTGCTCAGCGGTCTGGAGAGCCTCGGCTTCATCGGGGTGACCGTCGCCGCCGTACTCATCTCCTGGTACGCGGGCGGGGCGAAGCTGCGCCGCCGCTCGCTGACCCTCGCGGGCATCGCCTTCGGCACCTTCGCCGTGATCGGCGTGCTCGACGTGTGGGAAGAGGCGATGGAGACCCTCGCCCTGATGGTCGTCTGTGTGGCCGTCGCGGGGCTCGTCGGTGTGCTCCTCGGCCTCGCGGCCGGTCTCTCGGACCGCGCCGAGCGCATCCTGCGGCCGGTCTTCGACACGATGCAGGTGCTTCCGGCCTTCTCGTATCTGCTGCCCTTCGTCTTGATGTTCGACGTGGGCACCCCGGCCGTCTTCATGGCGACCGTCATCTACTCCGCCCCGCCGATGGCCCGGCTCACCTCACTGGGCCTGCGCGGCGCCGACGCGGCGGCCCTCGAGGCCTCGCAGTCGCTCGGCGCAAGCGCCTGGCAGCGGCTGTGGACGGCGCGCCTCCCGCTGGCCCGCAAGCCGATGCTGCTCGGCCTCAACCAGACGATCATGATGTGTCTTTCGATGGTCGTGCTCGCCACGGTGGTCGGCGCCGGCGGTCTCGGCGACCCGATCTTCACGGCGATCTCCACCCTCGACGTGGGCCTCGCGGCGCCTGCCGGCATCGCGATCGTGCTGATCGCCATCTGGCTCGACCGTACGACCGCGGCGTTCGGCGAACGGGTCGACGACTCGGCACCCGAGCGCAGCGCCTTCGTGACGCGCATCCTGTGGGCCGTCATGGCCGCCGTGATCGCGGGCGCCGCCGTACTCGGCCAGGCGCTCGGCCGCACCGAGTGGCCGGAGAACTGGGTCGTCGACATCTCCCAGCCGATCAACGAGGCCTTCGGGTGGATCGAGCGCGAGCTCGGCTCCGGCGTACCAGTCCTCGGCGGCACCCTCACCTGGGCGAGCGGCTTCACCCGCTGGGTCATCAACCCGCTGTTCGACGCCCTGCTCGCCACCCCGTGGTGGGCGGTGCTCCTGCTTGCCGGTGTCCTCGCCTATCTCGCGGGACGCTGGCGCGCGGCGGTCACCGCCGTGCTCGCGCTCGGTGCGATCGGCGCGATGGGTCTGTGGAACAACTCGATGGACACCCTCTCGCAGGTCATCGCGGCCCTGGTGGTCACGCTGCTCCTGGGCTTCGCCATCGGCGTCTTCGCGGCCCGGGTCGACTGGGTGGACCGGATGATCCGGCCGGTGCTCGACACCATGCAGACCCTGCCGGCGTTCATCTATCTGATCCCGATGGTCGGACTGTTCGGCAGTGGCCCCGCCGCCGGCGCGGTGGCCGCCGTCATCTTCGCGCTGCCCGCCGTCATCCGCATCACGTCCCAGGGCGTCCGCCAGATCGACCCCTCGGCCCTGGAGGCGGCCCGCTCGCTGGGCGCATCCACCGGCCAGCAGCTCTGGCAGGTCCAGCTGCCGCTGGCCAGGCCCGCGCTGCTCGTCGCCCTGAACCAGGGCGTCGTCCTGGTCCTCTCCATGGTCGTCATCGGCGGCATCATCGGCGGTGGCGCGCTCGGTGTGGACGTGATCAGGGGCCTCACCAAGGGCGACCTCGGCCTTGGTCTGACGTCCGGTATCGCGATCGTCTGCCTCGGTCTGCTCCTCGACCGGATCTCCCAGCCCGGCAAGGACGTCAAGGAACGCGCACTGCGCTGACGTACGCTCCCCGGACCCCGCTCTCCTGCCTACGTAAGGGAACAGTCTCGTGAACCACCACAGCAAGCGGATACGCACCACCCTCATCGCCGGTCTCGGCGCCGCGTCCATGGTCGCGCTCAGCGCCTGCAGCGCCGCCGACACCAAGTCCTCCGGCAGCGCCGACGAGGTCACCATCTCGGTCCCCTCGTGGGTCGGCGCGCGCGCCAACGCCGAGGTCGCCAAGGTGCTCCTCGAGGACGAGGTCGGCGTCAAGAAGGTCGAGCTCAAGCAGCTCGACGAGCCGATCGCCTGGGACGCGCTGAACAACGGCAAGGCCGACGCGATCCTGGAGGACTGGGACGGCCAGCCCAAGAAGCAAGAACTCTACATCGACCAGAAGAAGACGGTCGTCAAGGGCGGCGACCTGGGTGTCACCGGCCACATCGGCTGGTACGTCCCGAAGTACTACGCGGACAAGCACCCCGAGATCCTCGACTACAAGAACCTCAACAAGTTCGCCAAGGACTTCAAGAGCGACCGCAGCGGCGGCAAGGGCGAGTTCATCGGCGCGGCGCCGTCGTACACCACGTACGACGCGCACCTGATCAAGAACCTCAAGCTGAACTTCAAGATCAAGGACACCGGCAGCGAGGCGGTGCAGATCAAGGAGATCCAGCGCAAGTACGCCGACAAGGAGCCGTTCATCACCTACTGGTGGGAGCCGCTGTGGGCGAACGCCGACATGGACATGGTCGAGGTGAAGCTGCCCGAGTTCAAGGAGGGCTGCAACGAGCCCGAGACCAAGACCGAGTGCGGTTACGCCAACACCCCGCTGCAGAAGTACTTCAACGCCGACTTCGCCAAGGACGGCGGCGACGCCGCGAAGTTCCTGAAGAACTTCAAGTGGACGACCGAGCAGCAGAACG
Proteins encoded in this region:
- a CDS encoding proline/glycine betaine ABC transporter permease is translated as MSVAPSPVLEKKDSVSPPGPTEGPGPLAALVRNPKAIALLVAVLVAVVSAAVTANGVWPSDLTFDVRSPLDDVNTWMAQNRDTHPIFLYFLLHISNTSESAVDGVLSGLESLGFIGVTVAAVLISWYAGGAKLRRRSLTLAGIAFGTFAVIGVLDVWEEAMETLALMVVCVAVAGLVGVLLGLAAGLSDRAERILRPVFDTMQVLPAFSYLLPFVLMFDVGTPAVFMATVIYSAPPMARLTSLGLRGADAAALEASQSLGASAWQRLWTARLPLARKPMLLGLNQTIMMCLSMVVLATVVGAGGLGDPIFTAISTLDVGLAAPAGIAIVLIAIWLDRTTAAFGERVDDSAPERSAFVTRILWAVMAAVIAGAAVLGQALGRTEWPENWVVDISQPINEAFGWIERELGSGVPVLGGTLTWASGFTRWVINPLFDALLATPWWAVLLLAGVLAYLAGRWRAAVTAVLALGAIGAMGLWNNSMDTLSQVIAALVVTLLLGFAIGVFAARVDWVDRMIRPVLDTMQTLPAFIYLIPMVGLFGSGPAAGAVAAVIFALPAVIRITSQGVRQIDPSALEAARSLGASTGQQLWQVQLPLARPALLVALNQGVVLVLSMVVIGGIIGGGALGVDVIRGLTKGDLGLGLTSGIAIVCLGLLLDRISQPGKDVKERALR
- a CDS encoding aldehyde dehydrogenase family protein — its product is MTGTEGKRDVSAQQTIHVGGEWLSALSGATREILDPADAKPFAVIAEGGTEDADAAIAAAREAFDHGAWPQTPVAERAALLRRVADLLVRDREEIGLLESRDAGKTLEEGRVDVDCVADAFRYFADLVIGEGAGRVVDAGSDDIHSVVVHEPVGVCTMITPWNYPLLQASWKIAPALAAGNTFVIKPSEITPLTTVALIELLVEAGLPAGVANIVTGPGHTVGARLSDHPDVDLVSFTGGLVSGTKVAQAAALGVKKVALELGGKNPNVVFADACATEEGFDTAVDQALNAAFIHSGQVCSAGGRLIIEESVRERFVAELARRASKIKLGRGTEDGVECGPLVSQQQREKTEMYVASALEEGAVLRSGGKRPEPSDARPATGYFYEPTVLDQCHREMKVVREEVFGPVLTVETFRTEDEAVALANDTEYGLAGAVWTTDAGLGRRMARRMRHGTIWINDFHPYLPQAEWGGFGKSGVGRELGPAGLAEYRESKHIYQNLAPAPVRWFAG
- a CDS encoding GMC family oxidoreductase, yielding MSQTEYDFVIVGGGTAGSVIASRLTENPDVTVAVIEGGPSDIDRQDVLTLRKWLGLLGGDLDYGYTTTEQPRGNSHILHSRAKVLGGCSSHNTLISFKPLPSDWDEWEEAGATGWGAKAMDPFYGKLRNNVVRVAKKDQNQIATDWVEATKTALGVPEVVGFNDKPFDEGVGFFDLSYHPENNKRSSASVAYLHPHMEAGDRPNLHLFLETWATKLELDGKTARGVHIRTKDGAEQLLTARREVLVCAGAVDTPRLLMHSGIGPAKDLQALGIPVVHDLPGVGENLIDHPESVIVWETNGPIPGNSAMDSDAGLFVKRDPDHKGPDLMFHFYQIPFTDNPERLGYERPEHGVSMTPNIPKSRARGRLYLTSADPEVKPALDFKYFEDEGDYDGQTLVDGIKLARKVAQAEPFAKWLKREVFPGPDVTDDAEISELVRKAAHTVYHPAGTCRMGASTDELAVVDPALRIRGLEGIRIADASVFPTMPAVNPMIGVLMVGEKCAELLTGSDVR
- a CDS encoding glycine betaine ABC transporter substrate-binding protein produces the protein MVALSACSAADTKSSGSADEVTISVPSWVGARANAEVAKVLLEDEVGVKKVELKQLDEPIAWDALNNGKADAILEDWDGQPKKQELYIDQKKTVVKGGDLGVTGHIGWYVPKYYADKHPEILDYKNLNKFAKDFKSDRSGGKGEFIGAAPSYTTYDAHLIKNLKLNFKIKDTGSEAVQIKEIQRKYADKEPFITYWWEPLWANADMDMVEVKLPEFKEGCNEPETKTECGYANTPLQKYFNADFAKDGGDAAKFLKNFKWTTEQQNEVAMSIAKDKMSGEAAAKKWVKENKDVWESWIPKK
- a CDS encoding glycine betaine/L-proline ABC transporter ATP-binding protein; translation: MTTTTEKTPATDAAEPVFTVRDLWKVFGPKAQRVPGNAEYAGLSVAELRERTGCTAAVRDVSFDVQKGEVFVVMGLSGSGKSTLVRTLTRLIEPTSGSISMDGTDVLGMDKNQLRELRRHKAAMVFQNFGLLPHRTVLDNVAYGLEIQGVGKAERRAKAMEVVAKVGLEGLENRRPTQLSGGQQQRVGLARALAVDPEVLLFDEPFSALDPLIRRDMQEEVIRLHREEGRTMVFITHDLSEALRLGDRIMLMRDGAIVQLGTPEEIVANPADDYVRDFVQDVAREQVISVRRAMRPAVGAEAETGAAIGPDTLVVDAIEAVARSGEHCRVVDGGRTLGVVDHEQLLAVVAGLDNDPQDKEVAAV